A part of Paenibacillus donghaensis genomic DNA contains:
- a CDS encoding ABC transporter ATP-binding protein encodes MERNEIQATKEGLRITELLSIQHLAYSFPGPVRTPVFSNLSMKVRRGEFISVVGASGCGKSTLFRMIAGLLEPGSGEIRLALDGGTPGPQRLGKVAYMPQQDLLLPWRTALDNCLLPLTLSRRNNKQEDAARVSEMLRQFGLAGYEAAYPRELSGGMRQRVAFIRTLVTGSELMLLDEPFGALDALTKRELHRWLLDLWGSLNKTVLFITHDLEEALLLSDRIYLMAAGPEKDLEELTVELPRPRTHTMNYEPRFIELRAQLERRLYESKII; translated from the coding sequence ATGGAAAGGAATGAAATTCAAGCTACTAAGGAGGGGCTGCGTATTACGGAGTTATTATCAATTCAGCATCTGGCCTACAGCTTTCCCGGACCTGTCCGCACTCCGGTATTCTCCAATCTCTCCATGAAGGTGCGGCGCGGAGAATTCATCTCCGTGGTCGGTGCGAGCGGCTGCGGCAAAAGCACTTTGTTCCGCATGATTGCCGGACTGCTGGAGCCAGGCAGCGGCGAGATCAGACTCGCTCTGGATGGCGGAACGCCGGGGCCGCAGCGGCTGGGCAAGGTCGCCTATATGCCGCAGCAGGATCTGCTGCTGCCCTGGCGCACGGCGCTGGACAATTGCCTGCTGCCACTCACCTTAAGCCGCCGGAACAACAAACAGGAAGACGCCGCCCGGGTAAGCGAAATGCTGCGCCAATTCGGACTAGCCGGCTATGAAGCCGCCTACCCGCGCGAGCTGTCCGGCGGCATGCGCCAGCGCGTGGCCTTCATCCGCACCCTTGTAACCGGCAGTGAACTCATGCTGCTGGATGAACCCTTCGGTGCGTTGGACGCCTTGACCAAAAGAGAGCTGCACCGCTGGCTGCTGGACCTGTGGGGGAGCCTGAACAAGACGGTTCTATTCATCACCCACGACCTGGAGGAGGCGCTGCTGCTCAGCGACCGGATTTATCTGATGGCTGCTGGTCCAGAGAAGGACCTGGAAGAGCTGACTGTGGAGCTGCCAAGACCGAGAACACACACGATGAACTATGAGCCACGATTCATTGAATTGCGTGCGCAGCTGGAGCGGAGGTTGTATGAGAGCAAAATCATATAA
- a CDS encoding ABC transporter permease translates to MRAKSYKGLLQKYGPFTLLATVVLAVWELVVRLGAVPEFILPAPSSIGAALLEHRKLLIGVHLLATLQEVLTGFLLSILCGTLLGTGMFMFRPLEKALYPFLIISQTIPLIALSPIFIMWFGYTLWSKVAVVFLTAFFPVVVSTYDGLRSSGKGYSDLLLTMGASRWQVLAKTQAPLALPAFFSGLKLSVVYCVIGATIGEWLGGREGLGYFSRRMAGNLQSAEMFAAVILLSVMGILLFLAVAWIEVVILRRNGSAVL, encoded by the coding sequence ATGAGAGCAAAATCATATAAAGGGCTGCTGCAGAAATACGGGCCGTTCACACTGCTGGCCACGGTGGTGCTGGCGGTTTGGGAGCTAGTGGTCCGGCTGGGCGCTGTCCCGGAGTTCATCCTGCCTGCCCCTTCCTCCATTGGAGCGGCCCTGCTGGAACACCGGAAGCTGCTGATTGGCGTGCATCTGCTCGCCACCTTGCAGGAGGTGCTTACCGGGTTCCTGCTGTCAATCCTATGCGGTACCCTGCTGGGCACGGGAATGTTTATGTTCCGGCCGCTGGAGAAAGCCCTCTATCCTTTTCTAATCATCAGCCAGACGATTCCATTGATTGCCTTGTCGCCGATCTTCATTATGTGGTTCGGCTATACGCTGTGGAGCAAGGTGGCGGTGGTCTTCCTGACCGCGTTCTTCCCGGTGGTGGTCAGCACCTACGACGGCCTCCGCTCAAGCGGCAAAGGCTACAGTGACCTGCTGCTGACGATGGGCGCGAGCCGCTGGCAGGTGCTGGCGAAGACCCAGGCCCCTCTGGCACTGCCTGCCTTCTTCTCCGGCCTTAAGTTGTCGGTTGTATATTGTGTCATTGGGGCGACAATTGGCGAATGGCTGGGCGGCCGTGAGGGTCTGGGCTACTTCAGCCGCCGGATGGCGGGCAATTTACAGAGCGCCGAGATGTTTGCGGCGGTGATTCTGCTGTCGGTCATGGGCATCCTGCTGTTTCTCGCTGTCGCTTGGATTGAAGTAGTTATTTTAAGAAGAAACGGCTCTGCCGTCCTCTGA